ATCATGAACCATCGCTTCTGTGTCTTGCTGGTGTCTGTGTCTCTTTTATTTAGCTTTTGTGAATCCCAGCTACATAATCTGATTGCCTTATATTTTACCCActtcaaggatgtggaaatttctaatttcttctgtgaGCCTTCTCAAGTCCTAAATCTTGCCTGTTCTGAGTCATTTACCAAAAATTTAGTCATGTATTTAGTTGGTGCTATTTCtggttttcttcctctctcaGGGATCTTTTTCTCTTACTATAAAATTCCATCTTCCATTCTGAGAATCCCATCATCAAGTGGGAAATATAAAGCCTTTTCTACCTGTGGGTCTCATTTGTtggttgtttgcttattttatggcACAGCTATTGGCGTGTACCTTGGATCTGTTGTATCAAGCTCTCCTAAAAACAGTGCAGTGGCCTCAGTGATGTACACTGTGGTCAtccccatgctgaaccccttcatctacagctTGAGGAACAGGGACATCAAAAATGCCCTTTTTAAACTTCAGAGCAGAGCAATCTAGTTTCTTTAGATAATGCTTCATTTTCATAATTCACATTGGAAACCAAACTTCTGTACCTGATTATTATTATGATTAAATTTTAGTGGTAttaggacttgaattcagggttcCTTCCTttttaggcaggtattctaccattgagccatgcccccttcacttttttgctttagtaatttttcaggtagCATCATGAGCTTTTTGCTTGTGAATGTTCTGAGgctatgattctcctacctatgcctcccatgtggctggaaccacaggtgtgaaccaccatacctggattACTTATTGCTAATTTTTGCTCTGAAGGCATAGAATTGCTGTCTGCCTTACCTCCACCTCATCAGTAGCTGGGGTTGTAATTGAGAGTTCTCATACCTGGGTCTGGACATTCCTAAGAGGATAAAAATATAGACAGAAGGAATCATGGTTGTTGAAGCCACACTGCaagcagcctttttttgtgaaacaCAAAGACTGGTTTAAAAGAGTTGTTTGAAAGaggattttttccattttttatgagTACATATTACTTGTACAGCATGGGGACtttcattatggtatttccacacatgcatataatatagtGTGCTCTGATCCTATTCACCCCATATTACCACACTCCTTTTAtatctttcttgcaatttttaagAGATTTCATCAtcttcttttgatattttctggCCCTTTACCCACTCATAACCCTTTGCCGTCTCCCACTGTTCCCAAAACATCCCCCTAATTGTGTCatgtctgttttcctctttagctCTAACATCTACTTATGAGAGAAAGAATGCAGTGCTTGGATTTCTGAGGCTAGATTATTCTACTTTACATCATCATCTTTTGTCTGTCCATTTTTTtacaaatggcataattttgttcttctacaTGACTCAATAATATCCCATAGTgtacttcacttttcttttccatttgtatGTTGATGGAAATTATTCCCCTTGGCACATTCTGCTAGCATTATTTTTTAGATACTATCTCAtatttttgtctgggccagctaCTGACTGTAATCCTGCCATCTTTGAGTcttctagctgggattacagacatgcaccaccatgcatgaCTTCTTCATTGACATGGGACCTTACTAGCCtttttcctggctggccttgaattgtaatcctcccaattttaatttccaaggactagcattacaggcatgagccattatgCCCAGAACATGAACAcgtttttaaagagaaaacagcatgagaaaaagcaaataaatacctGGACTTCTAGCCCTCTGTATATACCTTCAGTTCAAGTAGTCACCTGCAATGCATTCACAATTGAGGTTCATACAAATTAGAAATACTTCTCAGTTATCACAAAGTAGTCTTAAATTTCTTCCAATCCTACTTTCTGCATTATTCATCTCCTGATGTACATATTATTTTGGAGACACTCGAACAATGATAGAAAACCAggaacatttataaatattaggTCCATtttcacagtaaaataaaatcaacacttaagaaaaaaatacagaacttatgcatggtggcacacactccTATCAAACCTACTCACTAGGCAGAGGTTGGGAGCATCGTGGATACAGGTCACCGTGGCCAAAGTGTTCAGgtaaccccatctcaacaaacaagccatgtGTGGTGGAGTGTGCCTGTGGCCCAAACTCTGCTagaatgagaggtaggcaggttTGGTCTGatgccagccctggaaaaatgtGACATTGTATCTCTGTGTCAAACCCCAGGAATACTGAAAAATAATGGAATATAAGTATTAGGCttctttctt
The sequence above is drawn from the Castor canadensis chromosome 14, mCasCan1.hap1v2, whole genome shotgun sequence genome and encodes:
- the LOC109676464 gene encoding olfactory receptor 7E178-like, which translates into the protein MGLSEDPELEPFLFGLFLTMYLFTVLGNLLIILVVSSDSHLHTPMYFFLSNLSFADICFISTTVPKMIVCIKNQSRVISYVGCMTQMSLFFVFGNVDDMLLTVMAYDRFVAICHPLHYSVIMNHRFCVLLVSVSLLFSFCESQLHNLIALYFTHFKDVEISNFFCEPSQVLNLACSESFTKNLVMYLVGAISGFLPLSGIFFSYYKIPSSILRIPSSSGKYKAFSTCGSHLLVVCLFYGTAIGVYLGSVVSSSPKNSAVASVMYTVVIPMLNPFIYSLRNRDIKNALFKLQSRAI